In one window of Candidatus Sulfuricurvum sp. RIFRC-1 DNA:
- a CDS encoding KpsF/GutQ family sugar-phosphate isomerase codes for MNNDYIAIAKNTLEIEAQALREGSERLGAEMIRAVEIILACKGKLVITGVGKSGLIGAKIAATFASTGTPSFFLHPTEALHGDLGMIGKEDAVLAISYSGESPELSSILPHIKRFDIPLIGMTRNAESTLGRYSDEVININVSAEACPLDIAPTSSTTLTLAMGDALAVCLMKARNFQKEDFASFHPGGALGKRLFVKVADLMRTADLPIVDENTPLKEAILKLSEGRLGTVMLINAEGKLSGLLSDGDIRRALLKESFSLDAIAKEYATLNPLVINDATMLASDALVLIEEKKIQLLVVTNRDGIIQGALHLHTLVEAGIS; via the coding sequence ATGAACAACGATTATATCGCAATAGCCAAAAACACACTTGAAATTGAAGCACAGGCTCTTCGAGAGGGCTCAGAACGTCTGGGAGCGGAGATGATCCGTGCCGTAGAGATTATCCTCGCGTGCAAGGGTAAATTGGTCATTACGGGTGTAGGCAAATCAGGTTTAATCGGGGCTAAAATCGCCGCGACGTTTGCATCGACGGGAACGCCGAGTTTTTTCCTCCATCCGACCGAAGCGTTGCATGGCGATTTGGGGATGATCGGCAAAGAGGATGCGGTTCTCGCCATCAGTTACAGCGGTGAGAGCCCGGAACTCAGCTCCATTCTCCCTCATATCAAACGTTTTGATATCCCCCTCATCGGGATGACTCGCAATGCAGAGTCAACTCTTGGGCGTTACAGTGATGAGGTGATTAACATCAACGTCTCAGCCGAAGCGTGTCCGCTCGATATCGCTCCGACCAGTTCAACCACGTTGACGTTGGCGATGGGGGATGCATTGGCGGTATGCCTGATGAAGGCGCGCAATTTTCAAAAAGAGGATTTTGCTTCGTTTCACCCCGGCGGGGCATTGGGCAAACGGCTATTTGTTAAAGTAGCCGATTTGATGCGCACAGCCGATCTTCCGATCGTGGATGAAAATACACCGCTTAAAGAGGCGATTTTAAAACTCAGCGAAGGGCGTTTGGGGACAGTAATGTTGATTAATGCAGAGGGGAAACTCTCCGGTTTACTCAGTGACGGTGATATTCGTCGTGCCCTTCTGAAGGAGTCGTTTTCGCTCGATGCTATCGCAAAAGAGTATGCAACACTCAACCCACTTGTTATTAATGATGCAACGATGCTGGCCAGTGATGCTCTCGTATTGATCGAAGAGAAAAAAATTCAATTGTTAGTCGTCACGAACCGTGATGGCATAATCCAAGGTGCGTTGCACCTTCATACTCTCGTAGAAGCAGGTATCTCATGA
- the purN gene encoding phosphoribosylglycinamide formyltransferase, whose amino-acid sequence MKKIVALFSGEGTNLANLIEKIHHKHAIITCAITNNSEAGGIAKARTAGIPVEVCDHREYENREAYDAALVEMIRDYDPDLVVLCGFMRILTSVFTSNIRSINLHPSLLPAFKGSRAIERSFESDEKICGVSVHWVTDELDGGEIILQKSFTKNSSDTLEEFSAKIRQIEHEILPLSVLKILHD is encoded by the coding sequence ATGAAAAAAATCGTTGCCTTATTTAGCGGCGAGGGGACCAACCTCGCCAACTTGATTGAAAAAATCCACCACAAGCATGCCATCATCACCTGTGCCATTACGAACAATTCAGAGGCCGGAGGTATCGCCAAAGCACGTACAGCCGGCATACCCGTCGAAGTATGCGATCATCGGGAATATGAAAACCGCGAAGCCTACGATGCCGCACTGGTTGAGATGATCCGTGATTACGATCCTGATCTTGTAGTACTTTGCGGCTTTATGCGTATTCTCACTAGCGTATTTACCTCCAATATTCGCTCTATCAATCTCCACCCCTCACTCCTGCCCGCCTTTAAAGGCTCACGCGCCATTGAACGGAGTTTTGAAAGTGACGAGAAAATATGCGGAGTGAGTGTTCATTGGGTTACCGATGAACTCGACGGCGGTGAGATAATCTTGCAAAAAAGTTTTACTAAAAATTCCTCCGATACTTTAGAAGAATTTTCGGCTAAAATTCGCCAGATTGAGCATGAGATACTCCCCCTCAGCGTACTAAAAATTCTACATGATTGA
- a CDS encoding thiazole synthase: protein MHTLQIGKYTLGSRLIVGSGKYDSFETTKAATLASGSELITVAVRRLNITNPNEPNLRDTFAGTNVKFLPNSAGCTTAEEAITLFRLTREATGIDLIKLEVIGDTQKTLYPDVLETIKACEVLAKDGFTIMAYTSDDPIMARRLEDAGAHAIMPLAAPIGSGLGVQNRYNIVFVREAVKVPIIVDAGIGCASDAALAMELGADGVLTNTAIAQAQNPMLMAEAMKNAVIAGRLSYLAGRIPKRPYATASSPVDGMIQF, encoded by the coding sequence ATGCATACATTACAAATCGGAAAATATACTCTCGGTAGCCGCCTCATCGTGGGAAGCGGTAAATATGATTCGTTTGAAACGACTAAAGCCGCTACATTAGCAAGCGGCTCGGAACTTATCACCGTAGCCGTTCGTCGTCTTAATATCACCAACCCGAATGAGCCGAATCTCCGTGATACTTTTGCGGGGACCAATGTCAAATTCCTCCCCAATTCGGCAGGATGTACGACAGCGGAAGAGGCGATCACCCTTTTCCGCCTCACCCGTGAAGCGACGGGAATCGATCTGATCAAACTCGAAGTAATCGGCGACACCCAAAAAACGCTCTATCCGGATGTCTTAGAGACGATCAAAGCGTGTGAAGTGTTAGCCAAAGACGGCTTTACCATCATGGCCTATACCAGCGATGATCCGATTATGGCACGCCGTCTCGAAGATGCAGGTGCCCACGCCATTATGCCGCTTGCCGCTCCGATCGGCTCAGGGCTCGGAGTCCAAAACCGTTATAACATTGTGTTTGTGCGTGAAGCGGTCAAAGTGCCGATTATCGTTGATGCAGGGATCGGATGTGCCAGTGATGCGGCGTTAGCAATGGAACTTGGAGCAGATGGGGTATTGACCAACACAGCGATTGCCCAAGCACAAAATCCGATGCTGATGGCGGAAGCGATGAAAAATGCGGTGATTGCAGGACGTTTGAGTTATCTTGCAGGACGTATACCTAAACGTCCGTATGCAACAGCTTCATCTCCGGTTGATGGAATGATCCAGTTTTAA
- a CDS encoding NAD(P)H-hydrate dehydratase has product MQNLYREVNTLDHRAVEQFALSEPVMMEHAALSIANYIGEYFLPNSSILIVCGSGNNGADGRILARQLEGDYRVSLHYQSETHYDVIVDALFGSGLNRAINAETAEILAMLNDSTAFKIACDVPSGLYADGTLDPHTFRADITITMGALKRSLFSDAAKEYVGEIRVANLGISRSRYEIPTTWHLLDPSDLSLPHRTSTSANKGCYGHLAVVCGEKIGASVIAGSAAIRFGSGLVSLISNENVTIPYELMQSHSLPSSTTAIALGMGLGVEFCDDELTCLLDNNLPLVLDADIFYHPMFPQLLKRECIVLTPHPKEFTQILRLCGIADIDVTTLQNNRFTYVEQFCAAYPNTVLVLKGANVIIGKNDRFFINPLGTVALAKGGSGDVLSGLIGALLAQKYTPLDAALQGSLAHTLAARGFDKNNYALTPFDLIERVTVL; this is encoded by the coding sequence ATGCAAAACCTTTACCGAGAAGTAAATACTCTGGATCATCGAGCCGTAGAACAATTCGCCCTCAGTGAACCCGTTATGATGGAGCACGCCGCTTTATCTATAGCCAATTACATTGGTGAATATTTCTTGCCAAATTCTTCCATTTTGATTGTGTGCGGCAGTGGAAATAACGGAGCGGATGGACGGATTCTCGCACGACAACTCGAAGGTGACTATCGTGTTTCACTCCATTATCAAAGCGAGACCCACTATGATGTGATTGTCGATGCCCTATTCGGTAGTGGCCTCAATAGAGCGATCAACGCTGAAACCGCAGAAATACTAGCGATGCTCAATGACTCCACCGCATTTAAAATAGCCTGTGATGTCCCCAGCGGTTTGTATGCAGACGGTACGCTCGATCCTCATACATTCAGAGCCGATATTACCATCACTATGGGAGCCCTTAAACGAAGCCTATTCAGTGATGCGGCTAAAGAATACGTCGGTGAAATCCGTGTCGCCAATCTGGGAATTTCACGTTCACGGTATGAGATACCCACAACATGGCACTTACTCGATCCATCCGATCTATCTCTACCGCATCGTACGTCCACTTCCGCCAATAAAGGATGCTATGGTCATTTAGCGGTTGTGTGCGGTGAGAAAATCGGAGCATCGGTTATCGCCGGTTCTGCTGCGATCCGTTTCGGAAGCGGATTAGTGAGCCTTATCAGTAACGAAAACGTCACTATCCCGTATGAACTGATGCAAAGCCATTCGCTCCCTTCCTCGACAACAGCTATTGCTCTGGGGATGGGGTTGGGGGTAGAGTTTTGCGATGATGAACTGACATGTTTGCTCGACAATAATCTCCCGCTCGTTTTAGATGCCGATATTTTTTACCATCCGATGTTTCCTCAACTACTCAAGCGTGAGTGTATCGTCCTCACCCCACATCCCAAAGAGTTCACTCAAATTTTACGCCTCTGCGGGATAGCCGATATCGATGTCACCACATTGCAAAACAACCGATTTACCTATGTGGAACAATTCTGTGCCGCTTATCCGAACACCGTATTGGTGCTTAAAGGCGCCAACGTTATCATAGGAAAAAATGATCGATTTTTTATCAATCCCCTCGGAACGGTGGCACTTGCCAAAGGGGGCAGCGGTGATGTCCTCAGCGGTCTTATCGGAGCCTTGTTGGCCCAAAAATATACTCCGTTAGATGCCGCCCTTCAAGGCTCTTTAGCTCACACTCTAGCTGCACGCGGCTTTGACAAAAACAACTATGCCCTCACCCCATTTGACCTTATAGAAAGAGTTACCGTTTTATGA
- a CDS encoding pseudouridine synthase: MMRLNKYIAHYSTYSRREADQAILDGYVRIDGEVEINPATQVDERNANVMISGNKITPSDQFTVIVYNKPRGELVTKKDPQGRKTIYDSLAKQYRHYIPVGRLDFASEGLLLLTDASRVATALMTSKMERVYKIKIKGAVSEGMKIAMGEGLELEDASAGAHEHAEAGPMSFAPFYAYQVQKDQGDYSILKVAIGEGQNRELRRFFAHFGAEIVDLKRLSFGGIELNNLPTGKVRFLERNEYSNLREFLDAVEKAEKQKQKSEKKAPRAEGKPQFKPKSASKDKPKSKSKPSNEPFGTNKYKPDSKFSKGGKK; encoded by the coding sequence ATGATGCGTTTAAACAAATATATTGCCCACTACTCAACCTATTCGCGTCGCGAAGCCGATCAGGCGATTCTTGATGGGTACGTTCGAATCGATGGTGAGGTTGAGATTAACCCCGCGACTCAGGTCGATGAGCGTAATGCCAATGTTATGATCAGCGGGAACAAGATCACCCCAAGTGATCAATTTACCGTTATCGTCTATAACAAACCGCGCGGTGAATTGGTAACCAAAAAAGATCCGCAAGGGCGTAAAACGATTTATGACTCATTAGCAAAACAATACCGCCACTATATCCCTGTCGGACGGCTCGACTTTGCCTCTGAGGGATTATTGCTTCTTACCGATGCGTCTCGTGTTGCAACGGCACTTATGACCTCCAAAATGGAGCGGGTTTATAAGATCAAGATCAAAGGGGCTGTGTCTGAAGGGATGAAAATCGCGATGGGCGAAGGGCTGGAGCTTGAAGATGCAAGTGCCGGAGCCCATGAGCATGCGGAGGCGGGGCCGATGAGTTTTGCCCCTTTTTATGCCTATCAAGTCCAAAAAGACCAAGGAGACTATTCGATTTTAAAAGTAGCCATTGGCGAGGGACAAAACCGGGAGCTTCGTCGTTTTTTCGCCCATTTCGGGGCTGAAATCGTCGATCTCAAACGGCTTAGTTTCGGCGGGATTGAACTTAATAATCTCCCAACGGGAAAAGTACGCTTTTTGGAGCGAAATGAGTATTCCAATTTACGTGAGTTTTTGGATGCTGTGGAAAAAGCGGAGAAACAAAAACAAAAGAGCGAGAAAAAAGCTCCAAGAGCTGAGGGAAAACCACAGTTCAAGCCGAAAAGTGCTTCAAAAGATAAACCTAAATCGAAATCAAAACCTTCCAATGAGCCATTCGGCACCAATAAATACAAACCTGATTCTAAATTCTCAAAAGGTGGTAAAAAATGA
- a CDS encoding secondary thiamine-phosphate synthase enzyme YjbQ, whose translation MKTLKFPTSHKTQLMDISAEVKEAVIKSGIKSGICIVFTPHTTGSVFLFENADQNLRRDLLAALSKVIPSDVQYAHVGSNAAAHLKSSRMGASVSIPVHEGRPMFGKWQGVFFGEFDGPRQEREVIIKVIAG comes from the coding sequence ATGAAAACACTCAAATTCCCAACCAGTCATAAAACACAGTTGATGGATATCAGCGCTGAAGTGAAAGAAGCTGTCATTAAATCAGGGATCAAATCAGGGATTTGTATTGTTTTTACTCCGCATACGACAGGGAGTGTCTTTTTGTTTGAAAATGCAGACCAAAATCTTCGCCGGGATTTATTGGCGGCTCTCTCCAAAGTTATTCCCAGTGATGTTCAATACGCCCATGTCGGTAGCAATGCGGCTGCTCATCTCAAATCATCCCGTATGGGTGCATCGGTAAGTATTCCGGTTCATGAGGGTCGTCCGATGTTCGGAAAATGGCAAGGAGTTTTCTTCGGTGAATTTGACGGTCCTCGTCAAGAGCGTGAAGTCATTATCAAAGTCATCGCAGGTTAA